The Gemmatimonas aurantiaca T-27 DNA segment GGGGATCTGTTGGGCCTCAAGCTGCAGTGGCTCGAAGCGCCTCGCGTGTCCAATCCCAATGGTGGATGGGATAGCGAGTGGCTGCAAGACGGCCTCGTGTTCGACGAGGAGCGCCGCAACTCCCATATCTGGGTTGGGTCGCAGCATCCCGGCGAGCGCCTGTTCTATGCTCCGACGACGTGGGAACAGTTGCCGGTGTACGGGCCCGACACAGGCGACCGACAGATCCTGCACATCCTCGAACAGCGGCGCTTCGATCAGCCCCGTGGCGTGCCGCTGCTTGCGACGGTGCTGCGCAATCTGCGCCAGTCGGACGAAGGGATCGCGAATGAGTTGACGGCGTCGCTGGTACAGTCGCTGTTCACCGTATTCGTCAAGACGCAGCTGGGCGACGAGTTCGATGACCAGGAGATCATCCAGTCGCTCGGCAACGGCGATGGTCGACATTACGGCCCGCCGCCCGATAAGCAGGAGCTTCGCCTTGGGCGCGGCGCAGTGGCGCGATTGGAGCCTGGTGAAGACATCACGCTCGCCGGCACCAATCGCCCGAACATCAACCTGACCGCGTTCCTCGGTGAGGTATTGGCGCACACCGGCGCCGGCGTCGGCATGCCGCCAGAGCTCATCCTCAAGCGGTTCCAGACGAGCTACACCGCTGCACAAGCGGCGATGCAGGAGGCCTATCGTGCCTTCGATCGGCGTCAGACGTGGGCTGTTGAAACGGGCGTTGGTCCGATCTACGAGATGTTCGTCGACGAGTGCGTGCTGCGCGGTTACGTCGACGCGCCGGGCTTCCACGACGATCCGCTCATGCGAGCCGCGTGGCTACGCGTGGAGTTCCGTGGCCCGTCCAAGACGCAGCTCGATGAGCTAAAGGCCGTTCTAGCGGCGGAGCGTCGCGTAGCGGCTGGCTTCTCGACGATTGAACACGAGACAACGGCTCTCACCGGGTTGGATGCAGACCAGGTCCACGAAGTCCGCGTGCGCGAGACGCAGCGGCGCGTCACCGATGGGTTGGAAGTTCCCGCCACAGCCACTGCTCTGCCGAACAAGCCCACCCGGCCGCGTGACATGATGCGTCCCGACGACACTGGCCGTGAGGATGACGAGGGGGGTTCGGACGACGATCGCGAGGCGGTCCCAGAGCGTGAACGCACCGACGGACGGCTCGCACGCCGCCGACCGCGCATAGCCGCTAGCCGCACCGCCAAGCCGAAGCCTCGCGCCAAGCGCTCCCTCGCGGATGCGGCGATTGATCACCTCATCCAGGGGACGTTGCTCGATGCCACGCGATGAAGCACAGCGCAGTGCCAGCGCGCCACGGTCTCCCCGTGCGGCACGATTCCCAGACACGATCCGAAATGCGGTGCTGTCGACTCCGTGGGCCATCTCGGAAGCGGGATTGCAGCGGCTGTTGGCTGTCGTGTCGCGCATCGAGCCCACGGCGCTCGAGCAGCTCGCCGGCACGCCACTTCCCAACACGCGTCTGGTCACGATGCGGGATGGAATCGCTTCTATCCCGGTGACCGGCGTCCTCACGCGCCGGGCCAGCTGGTTCGATGCTGTGTGTGGGGCGGTCGACTACACCACGCTCGCGCTGGAGCTGCGCTCTGCGCTCGACGATCACCGAGTCGAGGCGGTGGTGCTGCAGTTCGATTCCCCTGGCGGTGAAGTCTCCGGCTGCTCCGAACTCGGAGAGCAGATACGTGCTGCGCGAGAACGGAAGCCGGTCTACGCCTACGTCGGCGGCGACTGCTGCAGCGCGGCGTATTGGCTCGCGGCGCAGTGCACGGAGATCCATGTCAACAACACCGCATTGACGGGGAACCTCGGTGTGCGAATGACGGCACACGATGTATCGCGCCGCCTGAAGCGTGAAGGCATCGACGTTATCACGATCGTGTCAAGTACTACTCCGGCAAAACCACACGATCCGACCACCGACGAAGCGAAGGCCCGATGCCAGAAGATCGTTGACGACCTGGCGGCTGTGTTTCACGCCCAGGTGGCCCTCGGTCGCAGCGTCGAGGAATCGCAGATCTACGAGCAGTACGGCCGTGGCGCCGTGTTTGTCGGCGTCGACGCCGTTTCCCACGGTCTGGCCGATGCGGTCACGACCTACGAGGCCTTGCTGGCCTCACTGACCGCTGCAGATCGCAGCGACTCTCTGGAGGTGACCATGCCCGTTGCAAAGAAGACCGCTCCGAAGGCCAAGCCCAAGGCGGCGGCGAAGCGTTTCACCACGGCGGCGCCGAAGTCCACGCCCGCGAGCACCACAGCAGACGAGGAGAAGGACGAGGACGACGAGGACCTCAATGCAGCCGAGGATGGCGCAGGCGATACGGACGACGAGGAGAAGGACGAAGAGCTCGACGCGGCCGACGACGGCGCCGAGGAAGACGATGACGAGGACAAGAAGAAGCCCGAGAGTACCAAGGCGAAGGCGCACGCGGCCGGTGTGAAGGCCGAGAATGCCCGCGTGATGGCCATCGTCGGTGCCTACGGTGAGCGCTTTGGCATCGAGGCGCTGCAGCC contains these protein-coding regions:
- a CDS encoding phage portal protein, whose product is MARRNAMRYVAAQRRLRALNADGAVPTRSAMVSGPVRRSRGAYESARRDVREFKLWDPTLGSAATDTLPDLPTLRARAYDADRNQPLAAGITETNLDHVIGTGLYPVPTPDRELLDITEDQARTFVRQVRRLWRMVNDTTRLHYSDRLTGLQMQWGMLRSAIAGGDTFAVRRFRERPGDLLGLKLQWLEAPRVSNPNGGWDSEWLQDGLVFDEERRNSHIWVGSQHPGERLFYAPTTWEQLPVYGPDTGDRQILHILEQRRFDQPRGVPLLATVLRNLRQSDEGIANELTASLVQSLFTVFVKTQLGDEFDDQEIIQSLGNGDGRHYGPPPDKQELRLGRGAVARLEPGEDITLAGTNRPNINLTAFLGEVLAHTGAGVGMPPELILKRFQTSYTAAQAAMQEAYRAFDRRQTWAVETGVGPIYEMFVDECVLRGYVDAPGFHDDPLMRAAWLRVEFRGPSKTQLDELKAVLAAERRVAAGFSTIEHETTALTGLDADQVHEVRVRETQRRVTDGLEVPATATALPNKPTRPRDMMRPDDTGREDDEGGSDDDREAVPERERTDGRLARRRPRIAASRTAKPKPRAKRSLADAAIDHLIQGTLLDATR
- a CDS encoding S49 family peptidase, translating into MPRDEAQRSASAPRSPRAARFPDTIRNAVLSTPWAISEAGLQRLLAVVSRIEPTALEQLAGTPLPNTRLVTMRDGIASIPVTGVLTRRASWFDAVCGAVDYTTLALELRSALDDHRVEAVVLQFDSPGGEVSGCSELGEQIRAARERKPVYAYVGGDCCSAAYWLAAQCTEIHVNNTALTGNLGVRMTAHDVSRRLKREGIDVITIVSSTTPAKPHDPTTDEAKARCQKIVDDLAAVFHAQVALGRSVEESQIYEQYGRGAVFVGVDAVSHGLADAVTTYEALLASLTAADRSDSLEVTMPVAKKTAPKAKPKAAAKRFTTAAPKSTPASTTADEEKDEDDEDLNAAEDGAGDTDDEEKDEELDAADDGAEEDDDEDKKKPESTKAKAHAAGVKAENARVMAIVGAYGERFGIEALQPLLADPSCTKEQAAMQLLEGGDRRRMTRLKALRGDDASLQNAPKVSGNAAPAGMKAGAGRLLSTYAKVNPQSVPAALRGSTSATR